From the Quadrisphaera sp. RL12-1S genome, one window contains:
- a CDS encoding aldo/keto reductase, translated as MTPAPAAQPLPTRQIRATGVHLSTLGFGAAVIGNLFRAVDDATARGAVDAAWDAGIRYFDTAPHYGVGLSERRLGEALRGRPRAELVVSSKVGRLLRPREVPLDRDDDGFDVPGDVGRVRDYSRDGVLRSIEETLERTGLDRLDVVYVHDPDEELGHLQTALTEAIPALVELREQGVVGAVGAGMNFSAPLARVLRETDADVVMLAGRYTLLEQGALDDVLPAAVELGRAVVAVGVFNSGLLARQEVPDDANWNYEQAPPHLIARARQLAAACAEHGTTLPAAAVAFALAHPAVVDVTLGMRTAEQVARNAALLTEQPPGGWQPLWTDLRERGLLRADAPLG; from the coding sequence ATGACCCCAGCTCCGGCCGCCCAGCCGCTGCCCACCCGGCAGATCCGCGCCACCGGCGTGCACCTGTCCACCCTCGGCTTCGGCGCCGCCGTCATCGGCAACCTGTTCCGGGCGGTGGACGACGCGACCGCCCGCGGCGCCGTCGACGCCGCCTGGGACGCCGGCATCCGCTACTTCGACACCGCCCCCCACTACGGGGTGGGCCTGTCCGAGCGGCGCCTGGGGGAGGCGCTGCGCGGGCGCCCCCGCGCCGAGCTCGTCGTCTCGTCCAAGGTCGGCCGCCTGCTGCGCCCCCGCGAGGTGCCCCTGGACCGCGACGACGACGGCTTCGACGTCCCCGGCGACGTCGGCCGCGTCCGCGACTACTCCCGCGACGGCGTGCTCCGCTCGATCGAGGAGACCCTGGAGCGCACCGGGCTGGACCGGCTCGACGTGGTCTACGTCCACGACCCCGACGAGGAGCTCGGCCACCTCCAGACCGCGCTCACCGAGGCGATCCCCGCCCTGGTGGAGCTGCGCGAACAGGGCGTGGTGGGCGCGGTGGGCGCCGGCATGAACTTCTCCGCGCCGCTGGCGCGCGTGCTGCGCGAGACCGACGCCGACGTGGTCATGCTGGCCGGGCGCTACACGCTGCTGGAGCAGGGGGCCCTGGACGACGTGCTGCCCGCCGCCGTCGAGCTCGGCAGGGCCGTGGTGGCCGTCGGGGTGTTCAACTCCGGGCTGCTGGCCCGGCAGGAGGTCCCTGACGACGCGAACTGGAACTACGAGCAGGCACCGCCGCACCTCATCGCCCGGGCCCGGCAGCTGGCCGCGGCCTGCGCCGAGCACGGGACCACGCTGCCGGCGGCGGCGGTCGCCTTCGCGCTGGCCCACCCCGCCGTCGTCGACGTCACCCTGGGGATGCGCACCGCCGAGCAGGTGGCCCGCAACGCCGCCCTGCTCACCGAGCAGCCCCCCGGCGGCTGGCAGCCGCTGTGGACGGACCTGCGTGAGCGCGGCCTCCTGCGGGCCGACGCGCCCCTCGGCTGA
- a CDS encoding SDR family oxidoreductase, with protein sequence MSPAPPSGSPFDLTGRVAAVTGASRGIGAAVAVALARAGADVIGVSTTGPGDDVADAVRATGRQFTSLGCDLADRAAVQALGADLVERGVDLLVANGGTIRRTPAAQHSLADWDHVLEVDLSAQFVLAQAVGGAMVERGSGRIVFTASLLSFQGGINVPGYTAAKHGLAGLTKALANEWSSKGVGVNAVAPGYIATDNTAALRDDEDRSRAILERIPAGRWGRADDIAGAVVYLCSPAAEYVHGVVLPVDGGWLGR encoded by the coding sequence GTGAGCCCGGCCCCACCGTCCGGCTCCCCGTTCGACCTGACCGGGAGGGTCGCGGCGGTCACCGGCGCCAGCCGGGGGATCGGCGCGGCGGTCGCCGTGGCCCTGGCCCGCGCGGGAGCGGACGTCATCGGGGTGTCCACGACGGGCCCCGGGGACGACGTCGCTGACGCCGTGCGCGCCACCGGGCGGCAGTTCACCTCCCTGGGGTGCGACCTGGCCGACCGGGCCGCGGTGCAGGCCCTCGGCGCCGACCTGGTCGAGCGCGGGGTCGACCTGCTCGTGGCCAACGGGGGGACCATCCGGCGCACTCCCGCGGCCCAGCACTCCCTGGCCGACTGGGACCACGTGCTCGAGGTCGACCTGTCCGCCCAGTTCGTGCTGGCGCAGGCCGTCGGCGGCGCGATGGTCGAGCGGGGCAGCGGCCGCATCGTCTTCACGGCGTCGCTGCTGAGCTTCCAGGGCGGCATCAACGTCCCCGGCTACACCGCCGCCAAGCACGGCCTGGCGGGGCTGACCAAGGCCCTGGCCAACGAGTGGAGCAGCAAGGGCGTGGGCGTCAACGCCGTGGCTCCGGGCTACATCGCCACCGACAACACCGCCGCGCTGCGCGACGACGAAGACCGTTCGAGGGCGATCCTGGAGCGCATCCCGGCGGGGCGGTGGGGCCGCGCGGACGACATCGCGGGCGCGGTGGTCTACCTGTGCAGTCCGGCGGCGGAGTACGTCCACGGCGTGGTGCTGCCGGTCGACGGTGGTTGGCTCGGCCGATGA
- a CDS encoding PfkB family carbohydrate kinase → MSTPAPVEMLALGEVMLRLDPGEGRIATARSFTVWEGGGEYNAARALATTFGRRAGVVTALVDDPVGHLVEHLVRAGGVDASRVVWSDPAAGGRTGLNFVERGFGVRGALGVSDRAGSAASRLATGDVDWDAALAGVEHLHTGGVFAGLSTTTTALAEEALRAARRRGVSTSYDVNHRPSLWRHRGGPAAAREVDLHLAGLADVVLGALQLAPAEQTRAELDTPEAVGEVLADLGAGWPRLTGGADPPLLVSSWRRVVSAGVNDWGAAAWSAPTGVVVGPRLDGVGVLDRIGSGDALSAGVLDGLLAARAAGARLDAAGLAGALALGVAAGALTMTTPGDTCAATLAEVRALAAGGTAHVQR, encoded by the coding sequence GTGAGCACGCCCGCTCCGGTGGAGATGCTGGCCTTGGGGGAGGTGATGCTGCGCCTGGACCCGGGGGAGGGTCGCATCGCCACCGCGCGCTCGTTCACCGTCTGGGAGGGAGGGGGCGAGTACAACGCCGCCCGCGCCCTGGCCACGACCTTCGGGCGGCGCGCCGGGGTGGTCACCGCCCTGGTCGACGACCCGGTCGGCCACCTCGTGGAGCACCTGGTCCGCGCCGGTGGCGTGGACGCCTCCCGCGTCGTCTGGAGCGACCCCGCGGCGGGCGGCAGGACGGGGCTCAACTTCGTCGAGCGCGGCTTCGGGGTGCGCGGCGCGCTCGGCGTCTCCGACCGGGCAGGGTCCGCCGCCTCGCGCCTGGCCACCGGCGACGTCGACTGGGACGCCGCCCTGGCCGGGGTGGAGCACCTGCACACCGGCGGCGTCTTCGCGGGGCTGTCCACGACGACGACGGCGCTGGCCGAGGAGGCGCTGCGCGCGGCGCGGCGCCGCGGCGTGAGCACCTCCTACGACGTCAACCACCGCCCCAGCCTGTGGCGCCACCGCGGGGGACCCGCCGCGGCCCGCGAGGTGGACCTGCACCTGGCGGGCCTGGCCGACGTGGTGCTGGGCGCCCTGCAGCTGGCTCCGGCCGAGCAGACCCGCGCTGAGCTGGACACCCCCGAGGCGGTGGGCGAGGTCCTCGCCGACCTCGGCGCGGGCTGGCCGCGCCTGACCGGAGGCGCCGACCCGCCGCTGCTGGTGAGCTCCTGGCGCCGCGTGGTCTCCGCCGGCGTCAACGACTGGGGCGCCGCCGCGTGGAGCGCGCCCACCGGCGTCGTCGTCGGTCCCCGCCTGGACGGGGTGGGGGTGCTGGACCGCATCGGCAGCGGGGACGCCCTGTCCGCCGGGGTGCTGGACGGCCTCCTCGCGGCCCGCGCCGCCGGGGCCCGGCTCGACGCGGCCGGGCTCGCCGGCGCTCTGGCCCTCGGCGTGGCCGCCGGGGCCCTGACCATGACCACGCCCGGTGACACCTGCGCCGCCACGCTCGCCGAGGTGCGCGCGCTGGCCGCCGGCGGCACCGCCCACGTCCAGCGATGA
- a CDS encoding bifunctional 4-hydroxy-2-oxoglutarate aldolase/2-dehydro-3-deoxy-phosphogluconate aldolase, whose amino-acid sequence MTEHTTEQTTAPAGPAPGTEDLLSALARCPLLPVVVVGERTDGAALGAALAEGGLTAAEVVLRTPAALRVLAEMAPTAGLVVGAGTVVDPDQVDAVVDAGAAFVVSPGHDPDVVARARSRGVPAVPGVSTASEVQLARRSGLRLLKLFPAGAVGGTALLSGLAGPFPDVAFVPTGGIGEAELGAYLALRSVAGVGGSWCVPAALVADVTGRGVPAWDDLVEGVAAAVAACRAARP is encoded by the coding sequence ATGACCGAGCACACGACCGAGCAGACGACCGCCCCGGCCGGCCCGGCCCCCGGCACCGAGGACCTCCTCAGCGCGCTGGCGCGCTGCCCGCTGCTGCCCGTCGTCGTCGTGGGGGAGCGCACCGACGGCGCGGCCCTCGGCGCGGCGCTGGCCGAGGGCGGCCTGACCGCGGCTGAGGTGGTGCTGCGCACGCCGGCGGCGCTGCGGGTGCTCGCCGAGATGGCCCCCACCGCCGGGCTGGTGGTGGGCGCCGGGACGGTGGTGGACCCCGACCAGGTCGACGCCGTGGTGGACGCCGGCGCGGCGTTCGTGGTCAGCCCCGGGCACGACCCGGACGTCGTCGCGCGCGCCCGGTCGCGCGGGGTGCCAGCGGTGCCGGGGGTGTCCACGGCCAGCGAGGTGCAGCTGGCCCGCCGGTCCGGCCTGCGCCTGCTCAAGCTCTTCCCGGCCGGTGCGGTCGGGGGGACGGCGCTGCTGTCCGGGCTGGCCGGGCCCTTCCCGGACGTGGCGTTCGTGCCCACCGGGGGCATCGGCGAGGCCGAGCTGGGCGCCTACCTGGCGCTGCGCTCGGTGGCCGGGGTCGGGGGCAGCTGGTGCGTGCCGGCGGCGCTGGTCGCCGACGTCACCGGCCGGGGCGTGCCCGCCTGGGACGACCTGGTGGAGGGCGTCGCCGCGGCGGTCGCGGCGTGCCGCGCCGCCCGCCCGTGA
- a CDS encoding RbsD/FucU domain-containing protein, with translation MIAGRLVHPPLLAALAAAGHGAGVLLCDGHYPATTAAGPNAQRVHLNLAPGLLDTSTVLDVLLDALPVEAAAVMVPPDGSDSAAVTAHRERLGRLGGVPVTALDRHGFYAAAKGEDLAVVVVTGDVRQYANLLLTVGVQGVSAADSAAGTAVL, from the coding sequence GTGATCGCCGGACGGCTCGTCCACCCGCCCCTGCTCGCCGCGCTCGCCGCCGCCGGTCACGGCGCAGGAGTGCTGCTGTGCGACGGGCACTACCCCGCCACCACCGCCGCCGGCCCGAACGCGCAGCGGGTGCACCTCAACCTCGCGCCCGGCCTGCTCGACACCTCCACGGTCCTCGACGTCCTGCTCGACGCGCTGCCCGTGGAGGCCGCCGCGGTCATGGTGCCCCCCGACGGCTCGGACTCCGCCGCCGTCACCGCCCACCGCGAGCGCCTGGGGCGGCTCGGAGGGGTGCCCGTGACGGCGCTGGACCGGCACGGCTTCTACGCCGCGGCGAAGGGCGAGGACCTCGCCGTCGTCGTCGTGACGGGTGACGTGCGGCAGTACGCCAACCTGCTGCTGACCGTGGGCGTGCAGGGCGTCTCGGCGGCCGACTCCGCGGCCGGCACGGCCGTCCTGTGA
- a CDS encoding SDR family NAD(P)-dependent oxidoreductase, with translation MSESSPEFAGVRAVVTGGASGIGRAVARALAERGAAVASLDLRPLEQPETGIAEVSCDVGDDASVRAAVGRAVELLGGLDVVVSNAGIGSVGTVEDVDDDEWHRVLDVNVVGTARLVRAALPHLRASAAAALADGRPSPAAVVCTGSIGGWTGLVQRAAYNASKGALHALVQAMAADLVREGVRVNAVAPGTADTPWVGRLLSQADDPDAARAALMARQPTGRLVAPEQVAHAICYLASPLAGATTGGVLQVDGGAHSLVLPPRQPVQETS, from the coding sequence GTGAGCGAGTCCTCGCCGGAGTTCGCGGGCGTCCGCGCCGTCGTCACGGGAGGCGCCAGCGGCATCGGCCGCGCCGTCGCCCGGGCCCTGGCCGAGCGCGGCGCCGCTGTCGCCTCCCTCGACCTGCGCCCGCTGGAGCAGCCCGAGACCGGTATCGCCGAGGTCAGCTGCGACGTCGGCGACGACGCTTCCGTGCGCGCCGCGGTGGGGCGGGCCGTGGAGCTGCTCGGCGGGCTGGACGTGGTGGTCTCCAACGCCGGCATCGGCTCGGTCGGCACCGTGGAGGACGTCGACGACGACGAGTGGCACCGGGTCCTCGACGTCAACGTGGTGGGCACCGCGCGCCTGGTGCGCGCCGCCCTGCCGCACCTGCGCGCCAGCGCCGCCGCGGCCCTCGCCGACGGGCGGCCCAGCCCGGCCGCGGTGGTGTGCACCGGGTCGATCGGCGGCTGGACCGGCCTGGTGCAGCGCGCCGCCTACAACGCCAGCAAGGGCGCGCTGCACGCCCTGGTCCAGGCGATGGCCGCCGACCTGGTGCGCGAGGGCGTGCGCGTCAACGCCGTCGCCCCGGGCACCGCCGACACCCCGTGGGTGGGCCGGTTGCTCTCCCAGGCCGACGACCCCGACGCCGCCCGCGCGGCGCTCATGGCCCGCCAGCCCACCGGGCGCCTCGTGGCCCCCGAGCAGGTGGCCCACGCGATCTGCTACCTCGCCAGCCCGCTGGCCGGTGCCACCACCGGCGGCGTGCTGCAGGTGGACGGCGGCGCCCACAGCCTCGTCCTGCCCCCTCGCCAGCCCGTCCAGGAGACCTCATGA
- a CDS encoding fumarylacetoacetate hydrolase family protein codes for MRLVRFGEHGAEVPGVLDADGVLRDASSLVTDWDGGSLAPERLAALDGRVADLPAVPGWAPEHAVDGGGVRLGSPVARPGKVVCIGVNYADHAAESGMDTPPEPVVFMKDPWTVIGHRDTVLVPRGSVKTDYEVELAVVIGSTARYLDSPDDALACVAGYAVSHDVSERHLQLEGTGTWDKGKSCETFNPLGPWLLTADEVPDPQDLRLRLSVNGEQRQDGSTAQMVFGVAALVHYLSQVMVLHPGDVINSGTPAGVALGFPDPKPYLREGDVVECSISGSGTDLGTQRTVMGQA; via the coding sequence ATGAGGCTCGTGCGCTTCGGAGAGCACGGCGCGGAGGTGCCCGGCGTGCTCGACGCCGACGGCGTGCTGCGCGACGCGTCCTCGCTCGTCACCGACTGGGACGGCGGTTCCCTGGCCCCCGAGCGCCTCGCCGCCCTGGACGGGCGCGTGGCCGACCTGCCCGCCGTCCCCGGCTGGGCCCCCGAGCACGCGGTGGACGGTGGCGGGGTGCGCCTCGGGTCGCCGGTGGCCCGCCCCGGCAAGGTGGTCTGCATCGGCGTCAACTACGCCGACCACGCCGCCGAGTCGGGCATGGACACCCCGCCCGAGCCGGTGGTGTTCATGAAGGACCCGTGGACCGTCATCGGCCACCGCGACACCGTGCTCGTGCCCCGGGGCTCGGTCAAGACCGACTACGAGGTGGAGCTGGCCGTGGTCATCGGCTCGACCGCCCGCTACCTCGACTCCCCGGACGACGCCCTCGCCTGCGTGGCCGGCTACGCCGTCAGCCACGACGTCTCCGAGCGGCACCTCCAGCTGGAGGGCACCGGCACCTGGGACAAGGGCAAGAGCTGCGAGACCTTCAACCCGCTCGGCCCGTGGCTGCTCACCGCCGACGAGGTGCCCGACCCGCAGGACCTGCGGCTGCGCCTGTCCGTCAACGGCGAGCAGCGCCAGGACGGCTCGACCGCGCAGATGGTCTTCGGCGTCGCGGCGCTGGTCCACTACCTGAGCCAGGTGATGGTGCTGCACCCCGGGGACGTCATCAACAGCGGCACGCCCGCCGGCGTCGCGCTCGGCTTCCCCGACCCCAAGCCGTACCTGCGCGAGGGCGACGTCGTGGAGTGCTCCATCTCCGGCTCGGGGACCGATCTGGGCACCCAGCGCACGGTCATGGGGCAGGCGTGA
- a CDS encoding amidohydrolase family protein, giving the protein MAPAEPAGVRGGEGGSFQRLPQTPAVDAHHHLWDPADPGQDWLAAPEHAAIDRTFTAADLREAAGGGVDGRPLGAAVVVQSVCTLQESRALLATAAADPLLAGVVGWVDLTADVAGQLDLLRSGPGGDLLVGVRHLVQGEPDPGWVLREDVQRGLRVLAEEGLAFDLLVRAPQRAAGVEGARRAAEHGLVVVLDHAGKPDVRRGAPAGALEAWAEQVRALAAVDGSVCKASGALSEVGAAGWDDDAVRRVLDVLLDAFGPRRLAFGSDWPVCLLTSSWREWADLVTAHVQHLSQDERDALFGGAARAAYRLATSTDPVEETP; this is encoded by the coding sequence GTGGCGCCCGCTGAGCCGGCGGGCGTCCGCGGCGGCGAGGGCGGCAGCTTCCAGCGGCTCCCGCAGACCCCCGCCGTGGACGCCCACCACCACCTGTGGGACCCGGCCGACCCCGGCCAGGACTGGCTGGCGGCTCCCGAGCACGCGGCCATCGACAGGACCTTCACCGCCGCCGACCTGCGCGAGGCCGCCGGCGGCGGCGTGGACGGCAGGCCGCTGGGCGCCGCCGTGGTGGTGCAGTCCGTGTGCACCCTCCAGGAGAGCCGTGCGCTGCTCGCCACGGCCGCCGCCGACCCGCTGCTGGCCGGCGTCGTCGGGTGGGTGGACCTCACCGCGGACGTGGCCGGCCAGCTCGACCTGCTGCGCTCTGGGCCGGGGGGTGACCTGCTCGTGGGCGTGAGACACCTCGTCCAGGGCGAGCCCGACCCGGGCTGGGTGCTGCGCGAGGACGTGCAGCGCGGCCTGCGGGTGCTCGCGGAGGAGGGCCTGGCCTTCGACCTGCTCGTGCGCGCGCCGCAGCGCGCCGCCGGCGTCGAGGGCGCGCGCCGCGCCGCCGAGCACGGCCTGGTGGTGGTGCTCGACCACGCCGGCAAGCCCGACGTGCGCCGCGGCGCCCCCGCCGGCGCCCTGGAGGCGTGGGCCGAGCAGGTGCGCGCGCTGGCCGCCGTCGACGGGTCGGTCTGCAAGGCCTCCGGCGCGCTCAGCGAGGTCGGCGCCGCCGGCTGGGACGACGACGCCGTGCGGCGCGTCCTGGACGTGCTGCTCGACGCCTTCGGCCCGAGGCGCCTGGCCTTCGGCTCCGACTGGCCCGTCTGCCTGCTCACCTCCTCCTGGCGGGAGTGGGCCGACCTCGTGACCGCGCACGTCCAGCACCTGTCGCAGGACGAGCGGGACGCCCTCTTCGGCGGCGCCGCCCGCGCCGCCTACCGCCTCGCCACCAGCACCGACCCCGTCGAGGAGACCCCGTGA
- a CDS encoding zinc-dependent alcohol dehydrogenase, which translates to MRAAQYRGGGVVAAGDVERVAPGPGEVEVAPAYTGICGTDLHIAAGHMDARVSVPAVIGHETAGRVSAVGEGVTGWSVGDAVTVVPLRPDGTCAACRAGHGHVCEAMDFIGIDSPGALAQRWTVPEHALIALPEGLDLRTAALLEPTAVAVHDVRRSRLVAGECAVVVGGGPVGILIALVAAQVGADVLLVELDPARRALAEQLDLAAVDPREVDVAELARARSGGSGAHVAFEVSGSQGGLDTAVSVLAVRGRLCQVGIHAERRSIDLHRFFWRELELLGARLYQRADFTEAVRLVASGEVPAARLISDVVPLERVAEAFATLAGGGAVKVLVDCQGGQA; encoded by the coding sequence ATGAGGGCTGCGCAGTACCGAGGTGGCGGCGTGGTGGCCGCCGGAGACGTCGAGCGCGTCGCGCCCGGACCGGGGGAGGTGGAGGTCGCTCCCGCGTACACGGGCATCTGCGGCACCGACCTGCACATCGCGGCCGGGCACATGGACGCCCGCGTGAGCGTCCCGGCGGTGATCGGCCACGAGACCGCCGGGCGCGTCAGCGCCGTCGGCGAGGGCGTGACCGGCTGGTCGGTGGGCGACGCCGTGACGGTGGTGCCGCTGCGACCGGACGGCACCTGCGCGGCGTGCCGCGCCGGGCACGGGCACGTGTGCGAGGCGATGGACTTCATCGGCATCGACTCGCCGGGCGCGCTGGCGCAGCGCTGGACGGTGCCCGAGCACGCGCTCATCGCCCTGCCCGAGGGCCTGGACCTGCGCACGGCCGCCCTCTTGGAGCCGACCGCCGTCGCCGTCCACGACGTGCGCCGCTCGCGCCTGGTCGCGGGGGAGTGCGCCGTCGTCGTCGGCGGGGGGCCGGTGGGCATCCTCATCGCGCTGGTCGCCGCGCAGGTGGGCGCGGACGTGCTGCTGGTGGAGCTGGACCCGGCGCGCCGGGCGCTGGCCGAGCAGCTGGACCTGGCCGCGGTGGACCCGCGCGAGGTGGACGTGGCGGAGCTGGCGCGGGCCCGCTCCGGCGGGTCCGGCGCCCACGTGGCGTTCGAGGTGTCGGGGTCCCAGGGCGGCCTGGACACCGCGGTGTCGGTGCTGGCGGTGCGCGGGCGGCTGTGCCAGGTGGGCATCCACGCCGAGAGGCGCAGCATCGACCTGCACCGCTTCTTCTGGCGCGAGCTGGAGCTGCTGGGCGCGCGGCTGTACCAGCGGGCGGACTTCACCGAGGCGGTGCGCCTGGTGGCCTCCGGCGAGGTGCCCGCCGCCCGGCTGATCAGCGACGTGGTCCCCCTGGAGCGGGTGGCCGAGGCCTTCGCGACCCTCGCCGGTGGCGGCGCGGTGAAGGTGCTCGTCGACTGCCAGGGAGGGCAGGCGTGA
- a CDS encoding putative bifunctional diguanylate cyclase/phosphodiesterase has protein sequence MTRADAPPRADDAPPRAAAGRPLWQALVVLVLLPVLAASALAGVSVAGSVDRARSAAQAQREVEAVAALDDVRRCVDAELLPALLLVVLRDPDLAARQGLAGEAAAALLESQPVRLAQLRAASDSALARLQRLPSPSDTGQGLALDVSSTATDTANRLTAVRALTAAPRPDPARVAASYQRISNGLGGAQGRATGRALSGGLGPRTTAALLDLQQVLRLGQLASRQLPLLLASRVTDGEAAASDRRDWLAAWGGYEELVGDGAAADTSVRWAVLQTPSLQTAWDAALARPQVTAVSGLLDREALGGAADALPTASVAGAALASAARDQVVADLLTTTAQEVATSAADDAAAARGRVSSLVQACAVLLLVSLASALLVGRWLAGSSARLAQVAGRISRGELVEVPATGPRELRAASLALSAAVAALRHVQHQARLVVAGRHADALALPALPGPLGRDVHAWTVQVARSAQAREQLQQQVSHQADHDGLTGLAVRARVLADLEAALVADRAAGRRTGLLFVDLDGFKAVNDTHGHAAGDELLRVVAARLREAVRAGDVVGRLGGDEFVVVVPDSPDAEALVRRAGRLVRAVSEPVALGGFGVVVGASVGVATTSAVVVPGEDGGGEALDAAGAARALLAEADTAAYRAKAAGRGRVELFDDRLRAQLTGAAQDEHALRTALALGQLRVVYQPVVPLGAQDDGDGRLLGVEALLRWDRPGHGPVDPAQFIAVAERSSLVRDLGCFVLAEAALQLVRWRVRGRDVPSVSVNVSGRHLADPRVVTDVLEALATSGLAPERLLLEITETVLVDDPRATANLRALRAHGVRVAIDDFGTGFTSISALATTPADQLKVGRGFVVAEAAADAALLELMARAGAAFGLEVVAEGVETAEQAARAVRAGCTGGQGWHFAPALAADELEHRLPLLRDSRVEVRAPVR, from the coding sequence GTGACCCGGGCCGACGCACCGCCGCGGGCGGACGACGCCCCGCCGCGCGCTGCCGCCGGCCGTCCGCTGTGGCAGGCGCTGGTGGTGCTCGTCCTGCTGCCGGTCCTCGCCGCCTCCGCCCTGGCCGGCGTGTCGGTGGCGGGGTCGGTGGACCGGGCCCGCAGCGCCGCGCAGGCGCAGCGGGAGGTGGAGGCCGTCGCGGCCCTCGACGACGTGCGGCGCTGCGTGGACGCCGAGCTGCTGCCCGCCCTGCTGCTGGTGGTGCTGCGCGACCCCGACCTGGCGGCCCGGCAGGGCCTGGCCGGCGAGGCCGCCGCGGCGCTGCTCGAGTCCCAGCCGGTGCGCCTGGCGCAGCTGCGGGCCGCGTCCGACAGCGCCCTGGCGCGGCTGCAGCGGCTCCCGTCCCCCTCCGACACCGGCCAGGGCCTGGCCCTGGACGTCTCCTCCACGGCCACGGACACCGCCAACCGGCTCACCGCGGTCCGCGCGCTCACCGCGGCCCCGCGCCCCGACCCGGCCCGCGTGGCCGCCTCCTACCAGCGCATCTCCAACGGCCTCGGTGGCGCGCAGGGCCGGGCCACCGGGCGGGCCCTGTCCGGCGGGCTCGGCCCCCGCACCACCGCGGCGCTGCTCGACCTCCAGCAGGTCCTGCGCCTGGGGCAGCTCGCCAGCCGGCAGCTGCCGCTGCTCCTGGCCTCCCGCGTCACCGACGGCGAGGCGGCGGCCTCGGACCGCCGCGACTGGCTGGCGGCGTGGGGCGGGTACGAGGAGCTGGTCGGTGACGGCGCCGCGGCGGACACCAGCGTCCGGTGGGCCGTCCTCCAGACGCCCTCGCTGCAGACCGCGTGGGACGCCGCGCTCGCACGCCCCCAGGTCACCGCGGTCAGCGGGCTGCTGGACCGGGAGGCGCTGGGCGGTGCCGCCGACGCGCTGCCGACCGCCTCGGTGGCAGGCGCGGCCCTCGCCAGCGCCGCCCGCGACCAGGTGGTGGCCGACCTGCTGACGACCACGGCGCAGGAGGTGGCCACCTCCGCCGCCGACGACGCCGCTGCCGCGCGGGGCCGCGTCAGCAGCCTCGTGCAGGCCTGCGCGGTCCTGCTGCTGGTGAGCCTCGCCTCGGCGCTGCTCGTGGGCCGCTGGCTGGCGGGCTCCTCGGCGCGCCTGGCGCAGGTGGCGGGCCGCATCAGCCGCGGGGAGCTGGTGGAGGTCCCCGCCACGGGGCCCCGTGAGCTGCGCGCCGCCTCCCTGGCGCTGTCCGCCGCCGTCGCCGCCCTGCGCCACGTGCAGCACCAGGCGCGCCTGGTGGTGGCCGGGCGCCACGCCGACGCGCTGGCGCTGCCGGCGCTGCCGGGACCGCTGGGCCGCGACGTGCACGCCTGGACGGTCCAGGTGGCGCGCTCGGCCCAGGCGCGCGAGCAGCTCCAGCAGCAGGTCAGCCACCAGGCCGACCACGACGGGCTGACCGGCCTGGCGGTGCGCGCCCGCGTGCTCGCCGACCTTGAGGCGGCGCTCGTGGCCGACCGCGCCGCCGGCCGGCGCACGGGCCTGCTCTTCGTGGACCTGGACGGGTTCAAGGCCGTCAACGACACGCACGGTCACGCCGCCGGCGACGAGCTGCTCCGGGTGGTCGCGGCGCGGCTGCGGGAGGCGGTGCGCGCGGGCGACGTGGTGGGACGACTGGGCGGTGACGAGTTCGTGGTGGTGGTGCCGGACTCCCCGGACGCCGAGGCCCTGGTCCGGCGCGCCGGCCGGCTGGTGCGCGCGGTCAGCGAGCCGGTCGCCCTGGGCGGCTTCGGGGTGGTGGTGGGCGCCAGCGTGGGCGTGGCCACCACCTCCGCGGTCGTCGTCCCCGGCGAGGACGGGGGTGGCGAGGCGCTCGACGCGGCGGGAGCGGCGCGGGCGCTGCTGGCGGAGGCGGACACCGCCGCCTACCGGGCCAAGGCCGCCGGGCGCGGCCGCGTGGAGCTCTTCGACGACCGGCTGCGCGCCCAGCTGACCGGCGCCGCGCAGGACGAGCACGCCCTGCGCACCGCCCTGGCGCTGGGGCAGCTGCGGGTCGTCTACCAGCCGGTGGTGCCCCTGGGGGCCCAGGACGACGGCGACGGGCGGCTGCTCGGCGTGGAGGCGCTGCTGCGCTGGGACCGGCCCGGTCACGGGCCGGTGGACCCGGCTCAGTTCATCGCCGTGGCCGAGCGCAGCTCGCTGGTGCGCGACCTCGGCTGCTTCGTGCTGGCCGAGGCCGCGCTGCAGCTGGTCCGCTGGAGGGTGCGGGGACGCGACGTGCCGTCCGTCTCGGTGAACGTCTCGGGCCGCCACCTCGCCGACCCGCGCGTCGTCACCGACGTGCTGGAGGCGCTCGCCACCTCCGGGCTCGCACCCGAGAGGCTGCTGCTGGAGATCACCGAGACGGTGCTCGTGGACGACCCGCGCGCCACCGCCAACCTCCGGGCGCTGCGCGCGCACGGGGTGCGGGTGGCCATCGACGACTTCGGCACCGGCTTCACGTCGATCTCCGCGCTCGCGACCACCCCCGCCGACCAGCTCAAGGTGGGCCGCGGCTTCGTGGTGGCCGAGGCCGCCGCGGACGCGGCGCTGCTGGAGCTCATGGCCCGCGCGGGCGCCGCCTTCGGGCTGGAGGTGGTGGCCGAGGGGGTGGAGACCGCGGAGCAGGCGGCGCGCGCCGTGCGGGCCGGCTGCACCGGCGGCCAGGGGTGGCACTTCGCCCCCGCGCTGGCCGCGGACGAGCTCGAGCACCGGCTGCCGCTGCTGCGCGACAGCCGGGTGGAGGTCCGCGCGCCGGTACGCTGA